The Botrytis cinerea B05.10 chromosome 6, complete sequence region CGCCAATGATATATCTGAAATGAATTCTGTGTATGTCTGAAAGGATATATAAGAAAACATCAAGATTATCTAGTTGTCATCCAAGTATCTTGACTCtggaaaaatgaaaaaatttAACAAGCCAAAGCATGTGTATCGTGGAATGACAATGAAATGTGATGTGAAAATCACAAGTCTATTATTTCCAAAAGGTTCGTCGCTGTTTCTTCATTTAGTCGCACAATTTTCTCAAGCTTTGTGATGAACAAATCATAGCTTTTTAACCCCGAGTGCATGCGCACGTTGAAGATtaaaaacaacaacactCTAATTTTTTCCTGAAtgctttttaaatttatcaTTGTGTCATACAAACATTCGTGATCGTGATCAATTGCTGACCATCTATTCAGGATTTACATCTTTTTCCAATATCTGCCTAGCGACCTTGATAGCTTCTCTCGGTAATCCAGCCAATTTAGCAACCTTGAGAGCGTGACTCTGTCTGTTGATACCCTCCTTTAATTTATACATGTATCTAAATGCTCCATCCGTGTTCCCATCCTCTTCCACATCCGTACAATAAAATCCCACTGCATCCATATTGTTTTCTTCTATCAAATCTACCAATGCATGGAAATGTGTCGCGAACAGTGCCCTGCATTTGTTCACATGATAAAGATGATGCAAACATGCAAAGGCCACGGCCACACCGTCAGTTGGTGTTGTTCCTCTACCAATCTCATCCATGATGACGAATGATCGTGAAGTCGCATTCTTGAGAATCGTCGCACTCTCCAACATCTCCACCATAAATGTCGATTGATCTCGGTAGAGATTATCTGCAGAACCAACACGACTGAATATATGATCTACAATCCCCAGCTCTGCATATTCAGCAGGTACATATGATCCAACTTGTGCAAGAACCGTGATCAATGCATTTTGGCGCAGAAAAGTACTTTTGCCAGCCATGTTGGGACCGGTAATTAGCCATGCTTTGTGAACGTCTCCTACAAGACAATCATTGGAAATAAAGCTTCGACCTTCTTCCTTTAACCCAGTCTCAACAGTAGGGTGTCTTCCGCCAATGATTTTGTGCGCAGAACTTGCATTGAGGGTAGGACGAGTCCAACCTCTTTCATTTGCCAATGTAGCAAGTGAACACgcgatatcaatttcatccagTACAGCTGCATTACGACGAAGTTTCACGAGGTTGGTAATAGCCAATTCACGAAGTTTATAAAACAATCGTTGTTCTTCAGCTCGAATGTGGATGCGACATTGATCAATTTCTTGACCGAGGAATGTCCATTCGGGGTGATGAAGAGAACGGGTACTTTTGCTTGAGCTGATGGTGCGGGCTTCGGGGATGTCAAGATTTATATCTCTCCCTTTGACGTGGCAGATGTGACCGAGGCCGGGGGTGAAGCGAAGGGTGAGACTTGTTGCGCCGAGACGGTCGCAGAGAGAAGCTGCTAAAGCGGTCTTTTGATTTGCTAGAGAAGATAGTTCTTTGTGGAGACGTTTGAGGGTTGGCGTGGCACTTGGTTTCATGATCCAGGCCTCACTCTCTTGGTTGTAATATTCGCGAAGGCTGGTAGGTTTCTTGCGGTTGCTTTTCCGAAGGATGGATGTTTCTTCCGTGTTTCCTTCCGAGGCGACGATTGCTTCGGCCAATGCTTGCATCTCTCCACTCTCACCTTCCTCAATACGATGCTGCTGAACTAGACCTTCTTCGTCGATAGCTTCTGTGATTGCTTGGGCGAGTTCCATTGGTTCTTTGAGGTGAATGCGAGTAAGTAATTCTTGTATGCAAGGCTTGGGCGTTGCATTATGAACTCCGAGTGCGAATGCCAAATCTCGAGTAGCATGTATCGTGCTAGCCAAATCTAGAAGATCATCGCCATCTCCTCTGCCAAATGCAAACTTTTGCAGTAAACGATGGGAATCATGGCTGCGTTTCAGGAGAGTTATTACTCGGTCTCGAAGGTTCTCACTTTCGAGCATGTATGTCACGAGATCGAGTCGAGAGTTTATCACATCTAGAGATGTTGAAGGCGATGCTATTCTTTACGTTAGCCTTcgagaaatattgaaattggcCCAAATTATGGAGAAACACAAAACTTACCAAGCCAATTCTCCAATAATCTTGCGCCCCCTTTTGTGACTGTACGTCGGATCGTGTGCAATAAACTACCACTGAAAACATCTTCCTTGATGGTCCTCTTGATTTCTAGAGCCCTCATAGT contains the following coding sequences:
- the Bcmsh1 gene encoding Bcmsh1 yields the protein MSFFNARNFRRYNAFVPFPSLSTRRCMGNSSSRFTLSSTARNNVISSRSLAFRRGKKTKSTFNFNDLPHGLDLRPLEPLNLEQSLKRDKSSERVSLEFFEDVQDLLQEPEPATARSEELQISATLDDVEEDTKKEKPPRRARRMESLPQGLIVVDSESSEIHESQDPPSTSTAEKSLKKAKASGEVELPQGLLPLEPLEFENETPLYPTVIMQVRSNMAKFENCVVITRVGGFYELYFEHADEFGPLLGLKTSHKKTNAGPVSMAGFPFHQLDRYLKILVQDLNRYVAISEEFPNDVSDKVKSGGLMHDRRVSRVVTPGTLIDEGFMDPLSNNYVLAIHIEHGDTVDDIEYEEHRKSIGLAWLDLSTGHFFTQKSSLSQLPSFLARIAPREIVLDEEIQSLKSHEIFTILTDEHRMITYATLSGVKPISEWTPMLESAVSPSSIDTFTEEEISAGSCLLHYVETRLQSTNMRLQPPVRQLNVMGIDKNTMRALEIKRTIKEDVFSGSLLHTIRRTVTKGGARLLENWLASPSTSLDVINSRLDLVTYMLESENLRDRVITLLKRSHDSHRLLQKFAFGRGDGDDLLDLASTIHATRDLAFALGVHNATPKPCIQELLTRIHLKEPMELAQAITEAIDEEGLVQQHRIEEGESGEMQALAEAIVASEGNTEETSILRKSNRKKPTSLREYYNQESEAWIMKPSATPTLKRLHKELSSLANQKTALAASLCDRLGATSLTLRFTPGLGHICHVKGRDINLDIPEARTISSSKSTRSLHHPEWTFLGQEIDQCRIHIRAEEQRLFYKLRELAITNLVKLRRNAAVLDEIDIACSLATLANERGWTRPTLNASSAHKIIGGRHPTVETGLKEEGRSFISNDCLVGDVHKAWLITGPNMAGKSTFLRQNALITVLAQVGSYVPAEYAELGIVDHIFSRVGSADNLYRDQSTFMVEMLESATILKNATSRSFVIMDEIGRGTTPTDGVAVAFACLHHLYHVNKCRALFATHFHALVDLIEENNMDAVGFYCTDVEEDGNTDGAFRYMYKLKEGINRQSHALKVAKLAGLPREAIKVARQILEKDVNPE